The Ranitomeya imitator isolate aRanImi1 chromosome 8, aRanImi1.pri, whole genome shotgun sequence genome window below encodes:
- the CDCP2 gene encoding CUB domain-containing protein 2, translating to MQNIHCKFIFMISVLWDAPVVHTRKGVKCGGVLSAPVGHLSSPNFPRVYPPYTECSWLVVVSEGSTVQLTFQEFNLEYHDTCEYDYIRIHNGASRDEGNLLGTFCGSQLPPNITSSWHVLSVIFHSDKHVGSSGFLATYRKDICGGVLTSLSGVITSPDYPDNYPNNAECHWLISAAPHSTIRLVFTDFQLESQECNFDYVAVFDGSSQEEDQVRHYCGTTKPPDTTSSSNELLVVFKSDFNIGGRGFKAYYSSGECQDVFTAVKGNITSPRYPDMYPNNIICQWNIQLTQGFRIKLFFRDLELEEVNTLTEECDYDYLAVYDGQSTRDKPLGRWCGTNIPAPLISTKNNLLLVLVTDRDTANRGFSVSYIGMVPINVSCTRTDFHIQIPMQSVSQLDRSHIYLGSQACASQISGSNYKIYARFDTCGIGPQKRNNTSMIVSILYVDFSMGGQEDVHEYEVQCEPKRKEASVHILSGSDPAQLSRRAEDIGQSELPEAEASESSDRGQDSSDVVFISICILAGVLMLIAVVGLVLL from the exons ATGCAGAATATTCATTGCAAGTTTATCTTCATGATAAGCGTGTTATGGGACGCTCCCGTGGTTCACACGCGGAAAG GTGTAAAGTGTGGGGGTGTACTCTCTGCCCCTGTAGGCCATCTGTCCAGCCCGAACTTCCCGAGAGTGTACCCTCCGTACACCGAGTGCAGCTGGCTAGTAGTGGTGTCAGAAGGATCCACAGTTCAGCTCACCTTCCAGGAATTTAATCTAGAATACCATGATACGTGTGAATACGACTACATCAGGATCCACAATGGGGCGTCCAGGGACGAGGGGAATCTTTTGGGCACATTTTGTGGTTCCCAATTGCCTCCCAACATTACGTCATCATGGCATGTACTATCGGTCATCTTTCATTCAGACAAACATGTGGGTAGCAGTGGATTTTTGGCTACATATAGGAAGG ATATCTGTGGCGGAGTCCTCACCAGCCTCTCTGGGGTAATTACCAGTCCGGATTACCCTGACAACTACCCCAACAATGCAGAGTGCCACTGGCTGATCAGTGCAGCCCCTCACTCCACCATCCGGCTAGTTTTCACAGACTTCCAGTTGGAGAGCCAGGAATGTAACTTTGATTATGTGGCAGTCTTTGATGGCTCCAGTCAAGAAGAAGACCAAGTCCGCCATTATTGTGGCACCACCAAGCCTCCTGACACCACATCATCTTCTAATGAGCTGTTGGTGGTCTTTAAATCTGACTTTAACATTGGAGGACGAGGTTTCAAAGCATACTACTCCTCAG GCGAGTGCCAGGACGTATTCACAGCGGTGAAAGGCAATATCACCAGCCCTCGCTACCCGGATATGTACCCCAATAACATTATCTGTCAGTGGAACATCCAGTTAACCCAAGGTTTTCGCATTAAGCTGTTTTTCCGAGACCTTGAGCTGGAGGAGGTGAACACTCTAACGGAGGAGTGCGATTATGACTACCTGGCGGTGTATGATGGGCAGAGCACAAGGGACAAACCCCTGGGCAGATGGTGTGGGACCAACATACCGGCACCCCTGATATCCACCAAGAATAATCTACTACTAGTGCTGGTCACAGACAGAGACACCGCCAACAGAGGCTTTTCCGTGTCCTATATTGGAA tgGTTCCAATTAACGTCAGCTGCACCCGCACAGACTTCCACATCCAGATCCCGATGCAGTCTGTCTCCCAGTTGGACAGGAGCCACATCTACCTGGGGAGTCAGGCCTGTGCCTCGCAGATATCTGGCAGCAATTACAAGATTTATGCTCGTTTTGATACATGTGGGATAGGACCGCAG AAAAGGAACAACACCTCCATGATCGTGAGCATCCTCTACGTGGACTTTTCCATGGGTGGTCAAGAAGACGTCCATGAATATGAGGTGCAGTGTGAACCCAAGAGGAAGGAGGCTTCTGTGCACATCTTATCGGGGTCAGACCCGGCCCAGCTTAGCAGAAGAGCAGAGGACATAGGACAATCCGAGCTccccgaggcagaagcttcagagaGCAGTGACCGCGGGCAGGACAGCAGCGACGTGGTCTTCATCAGCATCTGTATATTGGCTGGGGTCCTCATGCTGATCGCCGTGGTGGGACTGGTGTTACTGTGA